A single window of Flagellimonas maritima DNA harbors:
- the rlmH gene encoding 23S rRNA (pseudouridine(1915)-N(3))-methyltransferase RlmH, with translation MQITLIAVGKTDSAELVKMIAEYEKRLKHYINFKFIILPDIKNSKNLSEAIQKEKEGELILNQIQTSDTVIVLDEQGKQFSSVEFSIFLQKKMNSGLKNLVFVIGGPYGSSDSVYQRSNQRISLSKMTFSHQMVRLFLIEQLYRGLTILKNEPYHHR, from the coding sequence ATGCAAATTACTCTAATCGCCGTTGGCAAAACAGATAGTGCTGAATTGGTTAAAATGATAGCGGAATATGAGAAACGCTTAAAACATTACATCAATTTCAAATTTATAATATTACCGGATATCAAGAACAGTAAAAATTTGTCCGAAGCCATCCAGAAAGAAAAGGAAGGAGAACTCATACTCAATCAAATCCAAACTTCGGATACAGTCATTGTTTTGGACGAACAGGGAAAACAATTCTCGTCCGTTGAATTTTCGATATTTCTCCAGAAAAAAATGAACAGTGGTCTCAAAAACCTTGTTTTTGTGATTGGGGGACCTTATGGGTCTAGTGATTCCGTTTACCAACGAAGTAATCAAAGGATAAGCTTATCCAAAATGACGTTCTCTCATCAAATGGTGCGATTATTCTTGATAGAACAGTTATATAGGGGTCTTACCATCCTAAAGAACGAACCATATCATCATCGATGA
- a CDS encoding DUF2147 domain-containing protein: MRKRKRLNTPLIIICMLMVQASWSQSVFGKWKTIDDRNGIEKAIVEVYKKNGMLQARIHKILEKGKEDALCIKCKGELKDKPIVGMKIMDDFKKNSKGEYKGNRLFDPEQAMTFRGKVWLDPDNKNRLKVRGYLAFLYRTQTWHRVLEE, encoded by the coding sequence ATGAGAAAAAGAAAAAGGCTTAATACACCACTTATTATTATTTGTATGTTAATGGTCCAAGCCTCTTGGTCCCAATCGGTATTTGGAAAATGGAAGACAATAGATGATCGTAATGGAATTGAAAAAGCGATTGTTGAGGTGTACAAAAAAAATGGGATGCTGCAAGCTAGAATCCATAAGATTCTGGAGAAAGGAAAAGAGGATGCCCTTTGTATTAAATGTAAGGGAGAATTGAAGGATAAGCCCATAGTTGGGATGAAGATCATGGACGATTTCAAAAAAAACAGCAAGGGCGAATACAAGGGCAATCGACTTTTTGACCCAGAACAAGCCATGACGTTCAGGGGAAAGGTTTGGTTAGACCCCGATAACAAAAATAGATTGAAAGTAAGGGGGTATTTGGCGTTCTTATACCGAACCCAGACTTGGCACAGAGTATTGGAAGAATGA
- a CDS encoding non-canonical purine NTP diphosphatase, with translation MKIIFATHNPHKLKEVTELLPASVQLLSLNDIGCFDEIPETGKTLEENAKIKADHVTEKYGYDCFSDDTGLLIDALNGAPGVYSARYAGEQKNAKDNMLKVLSDLKGRTNRKAHFKTVVHLNINGQSFCFDGIVNGHITEKEYGTAGFGYDPIFQPEGFDKTFGELAAGTKNAIGHRGKAIQKLVTFLKKKVL, from the coding sequence TTGAAAATTATTTTTGCCACACATAATCCCCATAAGCTAAAGGAAGTAACGGAACTTCTCCCTGCTTCCGTTCAACTTCTCTCCTTAAATGACATAGGATGCTTTGATGAGATTCCCGAAACTGGTAAGACCTTGGAAGAAAATGCCAAAATAAAAGCGGATCACGTTACGGAGAAGTACGGTTACGACTGTTTTTCCGATGATACGGGATTATTGATCGATGCTCTCAACGGTGCTCCCGGAGTTTATTCCGCCAGATATGCGGGAGAGCAAAAAAATGCGAAAGATAATATGCTTAAAGTACTTTCAGATTTAAAGGGCCGTACTAATAGAAAAGCTCATTTCAAAACCGTTGTACATCTTAATATAAATGGGCAAAGCTTTTGTTTTGATGGCATTGTAAATGGTCACATTACAGAGAAGGAATACGGAACTGCCGGGTTTGGATACGACCCTATTTTTCAACCCGAAGGTTTTGATAAAACCTTCGGCGAGTTGGCCGCAGGAACCAAGAACGCTATTGGCCATCGAGGAAAGGCAATACAGAAACTGGTTACTTTTCTCAAAAAAAAAGTGCTATGA
- a CDS encoding YihY/virulence factor BrkB family protein, with protein sequence MSEAIEEQLEKIPVVNKLVRFLKNIKLRAFEGLSLYDLLEMYVFGVVKGTLSSRASSIAFSLFMALFPLIIFLVTLLPFVIPYASIGNENFDAKFLIFLESFLPSATSDYFGDIYQQIKDQKRGGLLSSTFLVSIFLVANGVNAIFGGFENSYHVELTRNFFRQYAYALMVGLILSILLIIGAVTFVYFEFYVMEYTSDYIGRRLGYETTDEDSLQIQAMKVVFFMVLAYLSTAILYYFGTAEGRQARFFSAGALMTTLLFVLTSYLFGVYVEKFARYNEFYGALGGLLILMVFIWLNSNILLLGFELNATLNSLKKKHEKKKKA encoded by the coding sequence ATGTCCGAAGCCATAGAAGAACAGTTGGAAAAAATCCCTGTGGTCAATAAACTGGTCAGATTCTTAAAAAATATAAAATTAAGGGCTTTTGAAGGGCTTTCCCTCTATGACTTATTGGAAATGTATGTATTTGGAGTTGTAAAAGGTACGCTATCCTCAAGAGCAAGCTCTATTGCATTCAGTCTTTTTATGGCCTTGTTCCCATTGATTATATTTTTGGTTACGTTGTTGCCATTTGTAATACCATATGCCAGTATTGGAAATGAAAACTTTGATGCTAAATTCCTGATTTTTTTAGAATCCTTTTTGCCTTCCGCTACCAGTGATTATTTTGGTGATATCTACCAACAGATAAAAGACCAAAAGCGCGGAGGACTCTTATCTTCAACTTTTTTGGTTTCCATCTTTCTTGTTGCCAATGGGGTCAATGCAATTTTTGGAGGTTTCGAAAACTCCTATCATGTAGAATTGACCCGAAATTTTTTTAGACAGTATGCTTATGCCCTTATGGTAGGGCTGATTCTTTCCATATTATTAATCATTGGGGCTGTTACATTTGTGTATTTTGAATTTTATGTTATGGAATATACGAGCGATTATATAGGAAGGCGACTGGGTTATGAAACAACGGACGAAGATTCTTTGCAAATACAAGCTATGAAAGTGGTGTTTTTCATGGTCCTTGCGTATCTTTCCACCGCTATTTTATACTATTTCGGCACGGCTGAAGGTAGACAGGCCAGATTCTTTTCAGCAGGTGCTCTAATGACCACTTTATTGTTTGTGCTCACGTCATACCTATTTGGGGTATATGTAGAAAAATTTGCCCGCTACAATGAATTTTATGGGGCACTTGGGGGATTATTGATATTAATGGTATTCATCTGGTTGAATTCCAATATTTTGTTATTGGGATTTGAATTAAATGCAACCCTCAATTCATTAAAGAAAAAACATGAGAAAAAGAAAAAGGCTTAA
- the serA gene encoding phosphoglycerate dehydrogenase: MVEVGRKYVFDFDSTLTTVEALDVLAEMTLQGKSNKDEVIQEIQDITNLGIDGDISFTESLERRIKLLNAHRNDLGTLIEELRQKISKSIASNKEFFEKFSDDIYVISCGFKEFIDPIVQEYNIPSDRVYANTFKYDEEGNIIGFDESNVLASHNGKIECLKNLDLEGEVQVIGDGYSDYVMREAGIADKFFAYTENVHREKATTNADHVAPSLDEFLYVNDLPRNISYPKNRIKILLLENVHPDAFKNLSEDGFSVELIKHSLPEEELIEKIKEVHVLGIRSKTQVTKKVLDAADKLMVVGAFCIGTTQIDLDYSKQKGVVVFNAPYSNTRSVVELAIGQIIMLMRNVFTRSMEIHKGEWNKTAINSREVRGKNLGIVGYGNIGKQLSVLAEAIGMRVYYYDVADKLALGNATKCSSLEELLSISDVVTLHIDDNKANKNFIGENEIKQMKDGAMLINLSRGFVVDIEALSNALQSGKLAGAAVDVYPEEPRSNGNFRTALQGFQNVILTPHVGGSTEEAQRDIADFVPNKIMDYINSGNTVDAVNFPNIRLPKQSNAHRFLHIHKNVPGIMAKINEVLAKYEMNITGQYLSTDDKVGYVITDLDKEYNKEVVKALKNVENTIKFRVLY, from the coding sequence ATGGTAGAAGTGGGAAGGAAGTACGTTTTTGATTTTGATAGCACTTTAACAACGGTTGAAGCTTTGGACGTTTTGGCAGAAATGACCCTACAAGGTAAATCCAATAAGGATGAAGTTATACAAGAAATCCAAGATATTACCAATTTGGGTATTGATGGTGACATTTCGTTCACTGAATCCTTGGAGAGAAGGATAAAACTTTTGAATGCGCATAGAAACGATTTGGGGACTCTAATAGAGGAGCTAAGACAGAAAATATCCAAATCCATAGCTTCCAATAAGGAATTTTTTGAGAAATTTTCAGATGATATTTATGTGATTTCCTGTGGATTTAAGGAGTTTATCGACCCTATTGTCCAAGAATACAATATCCCATCAGACAGAGTGTATGCCAATACATTTAAATATGATGAAGAAGGTAACATCATCGGCTTTGATGAATCAAACGTACTGGCATCTCACAATGGGAAAATAGAATGTCTAAAAAATCTTGATTTGGAAGGGGAGGTACAAGTAATTGGTGATGGCTATAGCGATTATGTTATGCGAGAAGCTGGAATAGCGGACAAATTTTTTGCCTACACCGAAAATGTGCATCGGGAAAAGGCAACGACCAATGCAGACCATGTGGCGCCTAGCTTGGACGAATTTCTATATGTAAACGACTTGCCCAGAAATATTTCATACCCAAAAAACAGGATAAAAATTCTGTTATTGGAAAATGTGCATCCTGATGCTTTTAAGAACCTATCTGAAGATGGCTTTTCTGTTGAATTGATCAAGCATAGTTTGCCAGAGGAAGAGCTTATTGAAAAAATTAAAGAAGTACATGTTTTGGGCATACGTTCCAAAACACAGGTTACCAAAAAAGTATTGGATGCTGCTGATAAACTAATGGTGGTTGGGGCATTTTGTATAGGTACTACACAGATTGACCTTGACTATAGCAAACAGAAAGGCGTAGTGGTCTTTAATGCACCGTACAGTAATACACGCTCTGTGGTAGAGCTTGCCATTGGCCAGATTATCATGCTAATGCGCAACGTGTTCACTAGGAGCATGGAAATTCATAAAGGGGAATGGAACAAGACTGCTATCAATTCAAGGGAAGTAAGAGGAAAAAATCTTGGGATTGTCGGTTATGGAAATATAGGCAAGCAATTGTCCGTTTTGGCCGAGGCCATAGGAATGCGGGTCTATTATTATGATGTTGCCGATAAGTTGGCCTTGGGCAACGCCACTAAATGTAGTTCCTTAGAAGAATTACTTTCTATTTCGGATGTGGTCACCTTACATATTGACGACAATAAAGCCAATAAAAATTTCATAGGAGAAAATGAAATAAAACAAATGAAGGATGGTGCCATGCTCATCAATCTTTCCAGAGGATTTGTAGTGGACATTGAAGCCCTTTCCAATGCGCTGCAAAGCGGAAAATTGGCAGGTGCCGCGGTAGATGTATATCCAGAGGAGCCAAGAAGTAACGGGAATTTTAGAACTGCTCTGCAAGGCTTCCAAAATGTAATATTGACCCCTCATGTTGGCGGTAGCACAGAAGAAGCCCAGCGTGATATTGCCGATTTTGTACCCAACAAGATTATGGATTACATCAATTCAGGAAATACTGTGGATGCAGTTAATTTCCCCAATATTAGGCTACCAAAACAGAGCAATGCACACCGTTTTCTCCATATCCATAAAAATGTACCCGGTATTATGGCAAAAATCAATGAAGTGCTGGCCAAATATGAAATGAACATTACGGGACAATATTTATCGACCGATGATAAGGTCGGGTACGTTATTACTGATTTGGACAAGGAATATAACAAGGAAGTAGTAAAAGCATTGAAAAATGTTGAAAACACTATAAAATTTAGGGTGCTATATTAG
- a CDS encoding methyltransferase family protein, with protein sequence MKWRIPPVLVMLFFGGFMYLLNRFLPFGGFDFFGRQELAIFLSVLAFFVVILAILQFVRAKTTIDPMGRRKTSRLVTNGVFRYTRNPMYLGMLLILLAFGLKLGNAFNTLLAAGFVYYMNHFQIKREEKTLMELFGKQYRLYCKQTRRWF encoded by the coding sequence ATGAAATGGAGAATACCACCAGTTTTGGTCATGTTATTTTTTGGAGGTTTTATGTACCTATTAAATCGGTTCTTGCCTTTTGGCGGTTTTGATTTTTTTGGACGCCAAGAATTGGCCATCTTTTTATCAGTTTTGGCATTTTTTGTCGTGATACTTGCCATTCTTCAATTCGTAAGAGCCAAAACAACAATAGATCCTATGGGTAGAAGGAAGACCAGCAGGCTGGTTACCAATGGTGTATTCAGATATACCAGAAACCCTATGTATTTGGGAATGCTGCTTATTCTGTTGGCCTTCGGTTTAAAACTGGGTAATGCCTTCAACACCTTATTGGCTGCGGGTTTTGTGTATTACATGAACCATTTTCAAATCAAGCGGGAAGAAAAAACGCTGATGGAATTATTTGGGAAGCAATACCGTCTATATTGCAAACAAACGCGGCGATGGTTTTGA
- the nadC gene encoding carboxylating nicotinate-nucleotide diphosphorylase yields MIAQDQFQKELQLIIANAIREDVGDGDHSSLACIPISASGKAKLLVKDEGTIAGIAFAKRVFHYVDAKLKIEVLISDGSPVKNGDIGFYVEGSSQSILKSERLVLNAMQRMSAIATKTKSYVKLLEGTNTKILDTRKTTPGIRALEKWAVKIGGGENHRFALYDMIMLKDNHIDFAGGITKAIKKTQQYLLDTKRDLKIIVEARDLHEVEEILKSEGVYRILLDNFNYADTKKAVALIGDKCLTESSGGINETTIRNYAECGVDYISSGALTHSVHNMDLSLKAV; encoded by the coding sequence ATGATTGCCCAAGATCAGTTTCAAAAAGAGCTCCAGTTAATCATAGCCAATGCCATTAGGGAGGATGTAGGGGATGGCGACCATAGTTCTTTGGCATGCATACCCATTTCTGCTAGCGGGAAAGCCAAATTGTTGGTAAAGGACGAGGGCACTATTGCAGGTATCGCTTTCGCTAAGCGAGTTTTTCATTATGTAGATGCCAAACTTAAGATTGAAGTGCTGATTTCCGATGGTTCTCCTGTTAAAAATGGCGATATTGGTTTCTACGTTGAGGGTAGTTCACAAAGTATTTTAAAATCTGAAAGATTGGTACTCAACGCCATGCAGCGAATGAGCGCCATTGCCACAAAGACCAAAAGCTACGTGAAACTATTGGAAGGAACCAATACCAAAATTCTGGACACCCGAAAAACCACTCCTGGAATCAGGGCATTGGAAAAATGGGCAGTTAAGATTGGCGGAGGGGAAAACCATAGGTTTGCCCTATACGATATGATAATGCTCAAGGACAACCATATAGATTTTGCAGGAGGAATTACAAAAGCAATAAAAAAAACACAACAATATTTGCTCGATACAAAAAGGGACTTAAAAATTATCGTTGAGGCAAGAGATTTACATGAAGTTGAAGAAATATTGAAATCCGAAGGAGTTTATAGAATTCTGCTTGATAATTTCAATTATGCCGACACCAAAAAAGCTGTTGCTCTTATTGGTGATAAATGTCTTACTGAATCTTCTGGCGGTATCAATGAAACTACAATTAGGAACTATGCGGAATGTGGCGTGGACTACATTTCTTCCGGAGCGCTTACCCACTCGGTCCATAATATGGATTTAAGCTTAAAGGCCGTATAA